The Algoriphagus halophilus genome window below encodes:
- a CDS encoding dipeptide epimerase gives MKLSYFVEDLPLKHTFTIAHQSRDIQDTLIVKLEEGDLVGLGESTTNPFYGMTVENMSEVLDAFQGVVEGGNWESPEELWELGKTHFKNNPFAQCALDMAAWDLYTKKKGKKLYEFLRLNPTDIPTTNFTIGIDTVPKMVSKMKEVHWPIYKIKLGTSDDLEIVRELRKHTDAIFRIDANCAWTADQAIEYSVALQKLGVEFMEQPLGKDDLDGMKEVFKYSKLPVIADESCIVGSDVKKCHGLFHGINVKLVKAGGITPGLRMIHEAKSLGMKTMVGCMTESSIGITAIAHIAPLLDYVDMDGAMLLAKDPATGVKITPEKVTFPDGNGIGASLV, from the coding sequence ATGAAGCTATCGTATTTTGTAGAAGATCTACCCCTCAAACATACATTTACCATTGCCCATCAAAGTAGGGATATTCAAGATACCTTGATTGTCAAACTGGAAGAGGGTGATTTGGTGGGCTTGGGTGAGTCCACTACCAATCCTTTTTATGGGATGACTGTAGAAAATATGAGTGAGGTACTGGATGCATTCCAAGGAGTAGTGGAGGGTGGAAACTGGGAAAGCCCAGAAGAATTATGGGAGCTAGGGAAAACGCATTTTAAGAATAATCCCTTTGCTCAATGTGCCCTAGATATGGCTGCTTGGGATTTATATACCAAGAAAAAAGGCAAAAAACTGTATGAATTTTTAAGGCTGAACCCTACAGATATTCCTACCACTAATTTTACCATTGGGATAGATACAGTTCCAAAAATGGTCTCGAAAATGAAAGAAGTCCATTGGCCTATCTATAAAATAAAGTTGGGGACATCGGATGATTTGGAAATAGTAAGGGAGTTAAGAAAGCATACGGATGCTATATTTAGAATAGACGCCAATTGTGCTTGGACTGCGGATCAGGCCATTGAATATTCGGTAGCACTTCAAAAACTAGGGGTGGAATTTATGGAGCAGCCTCTTGGTAAAGATGATTTGGATGGGATGAAGGAAGTATTCAAATATTCCAAACTACCGGTAATTGCAGATGAGAGTTGCATTGTGGGAAGTGATGTGAAAAAATGCCATGGGCTATTCCATGGGATTAATGTGAAGTTGGTAAAGGCTGGGGGAATTACTCCTGGGCTTCGAATGATCCATGAAGCAAAATCTTTAGGGATGAAAACCATGGTAGGATGCATGACAGAATCTTCTATTGGAATTACTGCCATTGCGCATATCGCTCCTTTACTGGATTATGTGGATATGGATGGTGCCATGTTGTTGGCAAAAGACCCTGCCACTGGAGTGAAGATAACGCCAGAAAAAGTAACCTTCCCTGATGGAAATGGTATTGGCGCAAGTTTAGTATAA
- a CDS encoding M14 family zinc carboxypeptidase — MMSVSKGIYTRIFLLFLISLIGCKTANKNTTEPLSIETLESAFNNFKESAITHRRFKHEDLQPLIQKHASQFETQVLGNSIDGRSISSLDWGNGETKVMLWSQMHGNESTATMALFDLFNFLEGSGDEYEDIRNTLRSNLNIKFIPMINPDGAEAFKRRNSLDIDLNRDAISQISPEAIILKNARDDFEPEFGFNLHDQQVYYNVEGTDKQATISVLAPAYNVATDVNEVRERAMQTIVGMNKVLQQVVPGQVGKYDDAFEPRAFGDNIQKWGTSTILIESGGYWGDPDKQYIRQLNFMIILDALHQIATQGYEQFTTEEYFAIPDNDSKLADLMINEMQVEVEGKKYPIDLIIRRRESEVPGGYYVSGSIEDLGDMQVYYAQEVFDASGFEFEEGKVYESTLEDIGSLDFNQAIDLLKQGYLAVKVKNGASKDLHSLPILVLKSVDSFPSVWTTGSAPNFYLAKDGDLKYAIVNGYLIDLENPKQQDFKQRIY; from the coding sequence ATGATGAGCGTTTCAAAGGGCATTTACACTCGCATTTTTTTGCTGTTTTTAATTTCCCTAATTGGGTGTAAAACTGCAAATAAAAATACTACCGAACCACTTTCTATTGAAACTTTAGAGTCAGCTTTCAACAATTTTAAGGAATCGGCAATCACCCATCGAAGATTTAAGCACGAAGACCTACAGCCTTTGATTCAAAAACATGCAAGTCAGTTTGAAACACAAGTTCTAGGAAACTCCATTGACGGTAGAAGTATTTCCAGTTTAGACTGGGGAAATGGGGAAACGAAAGTCATGCTTTGGTCACAAATGCATGGAAATGAAAGCACTGCTACCATGGCCCTTTTTGACTTATTTAACTTTTTGGAAGGCAGTGGAGATGAGTATGAAGATATCAGAAACACATTGAGAAGCAATTTGAATATCAAATTCATTCCCATGATTAATCCTGACGGTGCTGAGGCATTCAAAAGGAGAAATAGTCTGGACATTGATTTGAACAGGGACGCCATCTCTCAAATCTCCCCTGAAGCTATTATTTTAAAGAATGCGAGAGATGATTTCGAACCAGAATTCGGTTTTAACCTACACGATCAGCAAGTGTATTACAATGTAGAAGGCACTGACAAACAAGCAACCATTTCCGTTTTGGCCCCAGCATACAATGTCGCCACCGATGTGAATGAGGTTAGAGAAAGGGCCATGCAGACTATTGTGGGTATGAATAAAGTCCTTCAACAAGTTGTTCCGGGGCAGGTAGGAAAGTATGATGACGCATTTGAACCAAGGGCATTTGGAGATAACATTCAAAAATGGGGAACAAGCACAATTCTGATCGAATCAGGAGGATATTGGGGAGATCCGGATAAGCAGTATATCCGCCAACTCAATTTCATGATCATTTTAGATGCCCTACACCAGATAGCAACCCAAGGGTACGAACAGTTCACTACAGAGGAGTATTTTGCAATCCCAGATAACGATTCCAAACTGGCAGATTTGATGATCAATGAAATGCAGGTTGAGGTAGAAGGAAAGAAATATCCAATAGACCTTATCATCAGAAGGAGAGAATCTGAAGTACCAGGAGGTTATTACGTATCTGGATCCATTGAAGATCTAGGCGATATGCAAGTATATTATGCTCAGGAGGTTTTTGATGCAAGTGGGTTTGAGTTTGAAGAAGGCAAGGTATACGAATCTACTTTGGAAGACATTGGCTCATTAGATTTTAACCAAGCAATAGACTTATTGAAACAAGGATATTTGGCAGTGAAAGTAAAAAATGGAGCATCTAAAGACCTTCATTCCTTACCTATTCTGGTATTAAAAAGCGTGGATTCTTTTCCAAGTGTATGGACTACAGGTTCTGCCCCAAACTTTTATTTAGCTAAAGATGGAGACTTAAAATATGCCATTGTCAATGGTTATCTGATAGACTTAGAAAACCCTAAACAGCAAGACTTTAAGCAAAGAATCTATTAA
- a CDS encoding SIMPL domain-containing protein → MNKNLSSILFALAIVLASIVLGNAIINRNRPQGTINVTGLGESNFTSDLVVWEGNFSRESFDLKSAYEDLEKDKKLVSDYLISKGIPADKLIFNAVQTNPKYQQNYSETGRYLGQTFDGYSLNQSLKIESKEVEKVEKISREITELLNQGIAFYSQAPRYYYTGLESLKLEMIAKATEDARVRAERIAENSKGDLGDLISANMGIFQITGQNSGEDYSWGGTFNTADKNKTASITMKLVFEVD, encoded by the coding sequence ATGAATAAGAACCTGTCCTCCATACTATTTGCTTTGGCAATCGTCCTTGCCTCGATCGTCTTAGGAAATGCAATCATTAATAGAAATAGGCCTCAAGGCACCATCAATGTGACCGGTTTGGGCGAAAGTAACTTCACTTCAGACCTAGTGGTTTGGGAAGGGAATTTTTCCCGAGAAAGTTTTGACTTAAAATCTGCTTACGAGGATTTGGAAAAAGACAAGAAATTAGTGTCCGATTACTTGATTTCCAAAGGGATCCCAGCAGACAAGTTGATCTTCAATGCCGTTCAGACCAACCCAAAATACCAGCAAAATTATTCCGAAACTGGAAGATACCTAGGACAGACATTTGATGGTTATTCTTTGAATCAATCGCTCAAAATAGAATCTAAAGAAGTAGAGAAAGTTGAAAAGATCAGTCGTGAAATCACAGAGTTATTAAATCAGGGGATTGCATTCTATTCACAAGCTCCACGGTATTATTATACCGGACTGGAATCTTTGAAACTTGAAATGATAGCCAAAGCGACAGAAGATGCCAGGGTACGAGCTGAGCGCATCGCAGAAAACTCCAAAGGGGATCTTGGAGACCTAATTTCAGCGAATATGGGTATTTTTCAGATTACTGGCCAAAATTCCGGGGAGGACTATTCCTGGGGTGGTACATTCAATACCGCAGACAAAAACAAAACCGCTTCTATTACCATGAAACTGGTTTTTGAAGTGGATTAA
- a CDS encoding CIA30 family protein: protein MSSTTILYQFDKNSPSRDWRVVDDGVMGGRSSGNFYVNESGNGVFEGFVSLENNGGFSSVRYREAFQIQDQSTIRIQLKGDGNKYQFRVKANSYDRHSYIAEFTTSGEWETIEIELTTMYPAFRGRSLSIPNFDKDQIEELAFLIGNKKEQEFHLEIKSIQLI, encoded by the coding sequence ATGTCCTCGACCACTATCCTTTATCAGTTTGACAAAAATTCACCTTCAAGAGACTGGAGGGTTGTAGATGATGGGGTAATGGGAGGAAGATCATCAGGCAATTTCTATGTCAATGAATCCGGAAACGGGGTATTTGAAGGTTTCGTTTCCTTGGAAAATAATGGGGGTTTTTCTTCGGTGAGATATAGGGAGGCATTTCAAATTCAGGACCAAAGCACTATTAGAATCCAATTAAAGGGAGATGGAAACAAGTATCAATTTCGAGTAAAAGCAAATTCCTATGACCGCCATTCCTATATCGCTGAGTTTACAACCAGCGGAGAATGGGAAACAATTGAAATTGAACTCACTACTATGTACCCAGCTTTTAGAGGGCGATCACTTTCGATTCCAAACTTCGATAAGGATCAGATTGAAGAGTTAGCATTTTTGATAGGTAATAAAAAGGAACAAGAATTCCATTTGGAAATAAAGTCTATCCAACTAATCTGA
- the rlmF gene encoding 23S rRNA (adenine(1618)-N(6))-methyltransferase RlmF — MKKQEKTKSELHPRNTHRERYDFPELIHSLPSLKQYVSENKYGDLSIDFANPKAVKELNKALLKHFYQISNWDIPEGYLCPPIPGRADYIHNVADLLAQYNADTIPEKVQVLDIGTGANCIYPILGNAIYDWSFVGTDINTQALQAAQKNLDSNPKLQQEITLRYQENSALILKGIIRSDDVFDISICNPPFHESQAEAEAGSRRKVKNLKGKVAKKIPLNFGGQSNELWCEGGELTFIKTMIKESVEYKYNCFWFTSLVSKEEHLKELILALKKARVSERRIIDMAQGNKKSRILAWTFLNPEKQEGWRKRRWGSK; from the coding sequence TTGAAAAAACAAGAAAAGACCAAATCCGAACTTCACCCACGAAATACCCATCGGGAACGCTACGATTTCCCTGAATTGATTCATTCCCTTCCTTCCTTAAAGCAATATGTCTCGGAAAATAAATACGGAGATCTCAGTATTGATTTTGCCAACCCTAAAGCAGTAAAGGAACTCAACAAAGCTTTACTAAAGCATTTCTACCAGATTTCAAATTGGGATATCCCAGAAGGATACCTTTGCCCTCCGATCCCAGGAAGGGCAGACTATATTCATAATGTGGCTGATTTATTAGCACAGTACAATGCCGATACTATTCCAGAAAAAGTTCAAGTGCTGGATATTGGAACTGGAGCAAACTGTATTTATCCCATCTTGGGCAATGCGATTTATGACTGGTCCTTTGTAGGAACTGACATTAACACCCAGGCTCTTCAGGCAGCTCAAAAAAACCTGGATTCCAATCCGAAACTCCAGCAAGAAATCACCCTTCGTTATCAGGAAAACTCTGCCCTGATTTTAAAAGGAATTATCCGATCTGATGATGTATTCGATATTTCCATTTGCAACCCCCCTTTTCACGAATCTCAGGCCGAAGCTGAAGCAGGAAGTAGAAGAAAAGTGAAAAACTTAAAAGGCAAGGTAGCAAAAAAAATACCTCTCAATTTCGGAGGACAAAGCAATGAATTATGGTGTGAAGGAGGAGAGCTCACGTTTATTAAAACCATGATCAAGGAAAGTGTGGAATACAAATACAATTGCTTTTGGTTTACCAGCTTGGTCAGCAAAGAAGAACATCTCAAAGAACTAATCCTAGCTTTGAAAAAAGCTAGAGTATCGGAAAGAAGAATCATTGATATGGCCCAGGGAAATAAGAAAAGCAGGATTTTGGCTTGGACCTTTCTGAATCCAGAAAAGCAGGAAGGTTGGAGAAAAAGACGATGGGGGAGTAAATGA
- a CDS encoding DUF4221 family protein: protein MFSKKESIRVLDPENKANYIASTNETPFLFSNNSLWGTQPNFKDIYKTTEEEVKKSKPFFKVELSGKEDNIKWLDINRPTDEWSNGKKSPDLNWAENGDSIIVSPHMDHRLWIISKKGEKLLKYKEAKANKINSFRIIEGYPIGDEEIIKTLKNGRYEILLYDKFRKVYYRFFYPGIDSRKFNLSPRQQLSNNPKIGILILDNKLDIIGEYTFGTNYIESWNYFVGRKGLYVSTKNPNRGGILMKIYSVMISFSLRG, encoded by the coding sequence GTGTTTTCAAAAAAAGAAAGTATAAGGGTTTTAGACCCGGAGAATAAAGCTAATTACATTGCTTCCACAAATGAAACTCCATTTTTATTTTCCAATAATTCTTTATGGGGAACTCAGCCCAATTTCAAAGACATATATAAGACCACTGAAGAAGAAGTAAAAAAATCCAAACCATTTTTTAAAGTAGAACTTTCGGGAAAAGAAGATAATATTAAATGGTTAGACATCAATAGACCAACTGATGAATGGTCAAATGGAAAAAAAAGTCCTGATCTTAATTGGGCTGAAAATGGTGACTCTATTATTGTTTCTCCCCATATGGATCATCGGTTATGGATAATTTCTAAAAAGGGTGAAAAATTACTAAAATATAAAGAAGCAAAGGCAAACAAAATCAATAGTTTTCGGATTATTGAAGGCTACCCAATAGGAGACGAAGAAATAATTAAAACTCTAAAAAATGGACGATACGAAATATTGCTTTATGATAAGTTTAGAAAAGTATATTACCGCTTCTTTTACCCAGGAATTGACTCCAGAAAATTTAACCTCTCTCCAAGACAACAACTCTCAAATAACCCAAAAATTGGTATACTGATTTTAGATAATAAATTAGATATAATTGGAGAATATACATTTGGGACAAACTACATTGAAAGTTGGAACTACTTCGTAGGACGAAAAGGATTGTATGTATCAACAAAAAATCCTAATAGGGGGGGGATTTTGATGAAAATTTACTCCGTTATGATATCATTCAGTTTGAGGGGCTAA
- a CDS encoding OsmC family protein: protein MIRKATAVWQGSGKDGKGHLTTASTVLDKTQYSFKSRFEDGVGTNPEELVAAAHAGCFAMKLSFNLQEAGFTATELDVTSNITFEEGTLKKSHLVLKATVDDVTQEKFDELVKDAEANCPISRALNMEISVESTLNS, encoded by the coding sequence ATGATTAGAAAAGCAACGGCCGTTTGGCAAGGATCCGGAAAAGACGGAAAAGGTCATTTGACTACGGCAAGCACAGTTTTAGACAAAACACAATATTCTTTTAAATCACGTTTTGAAGATGGGGTAGGTACCAACCCGGAAGAGTTGGTGGCTGCTGCTCACGCTGGTTGTTTTGCCATGAAATTAAGTTTTAATCTACAGGAAGCAGGCTTTACTGCTACTGAGCTGGATGTTACTTCCAATATCACTTTTGAGGAGGGTACACTTAAGAAATCCCATCTGGTGCTGAAGGCAACAGTGGATGACGTGACACAAGAAAAGTTTGATGAATTGGTAAAAGATGCTGAAGCAAATTGTCCAATTTCCAGAGCCTTGAATATGGAAATCTCTGTGGAGAGTACCCTTAATTCTTAA
- a CDS encoding glycosyltransferase gives MEASQRKLKVAIMGAKGYPYVYGGYDTMVKELGERLVLKGVHVRVYNHKALFVEKPRYVNGIECIYTPAIESKYFTQLSHTFFSMIHACLSDVDVIFVVNSGNGPFGLISRFFRKATLINVDGLEWLRPKWRGLGSKYFFWASKMATKYYDRIINDSDEMQRVYKELFNAESKVIAYGANPKEEVEPSPVMKWGIEPQDYFLIVGRLVPDNNADLIIQGFLNSDSKRKLVIVGDVPYLDDYAQVLKNIEDDRLLFLGYVTDPIDLAAWYTHCYAYFHGHEYGGTNPAMLKALGYGCAILALDTPFNQEMLQEGKHGWYFKKSVDSVKDIVEAAENSQERMDYFRKTAREGLVKKYNWDHVTDQYLEVFEELAGFKIEKVSTEKRKLEGVDN, from the coding sequence ATGGAGGCATCTCAACGAAAACTAAAAGTAGCAATCATGGGTGCCAAAGGATATCCTTACGTTTACGGGGGATATGATACCATGGTGAAAGAGCTGGGAGAAAGGTTGGTTTTGAAAGGCGTACATGTTCGAGTTTACAACCATAAGGCCTTGTTTGTAGAGAAACCTAGGTATGTCAATGGAATTGAATGCATCTATACTCCAGCGATTGAGTCAAAGTATTTTACACAACTATCTCATACTTTTTTCTCTATGATCCATGCCTGTCTATCGGATGTAGATGTGATTTTTGTAGTCAATAGTGGAAATGGCCCTTTTGGGTTGATTTCTAGATTTTTCCGAAAAGCTACCTTGATTAATGTAGATGGTTTGGAATGGCTACGGCCTAAATGGAGAGGACTAGGATCTAAGTATTTTTTTTGGGCCTCCAAAATGGCGACCAAATATTATGATCGAATTATCAATGATTCGGATGAAATGCAACGGGTATATAAGGAATTATTTAATGCCGAATCTAAAGTGATTGCCTACGGTGCTAATCCAAAAGAGGAAGTGGAACCTTCACCGGTAATGAAATGGGGAATAGAGCCTCAAGATTACTTTCTGATTGTGGGTAGACTGGTGCCAGATAATAATGCTGATTTAATTATTCAGGGATTTTTGAATTCTGATTCAAAAAGAAAGTTGGTGATAGTGGGTGATGTTCCTTACTTGGATGATTATGCTCAAGTTTTGAAAAATATTGAAGATGATCGCTTGTTGTTTTTGGGTTACGTCACCGATCCTATTGATTTAGCTGCTTGGTACACCCATTGTTATGCCTATTTCCATGGACACGAATATGGTGGGACTAATCCTGCGATGCTGAAAGCCTTAGGGTATGGGTGTGCGATCTTAGCATTGGATACTCCTTTCAACCAGGAAATGCTTCAAGAGGGAAAACATGGCTGGTATTTCAAAAAATCAGTGGACTCTGTGAAGGACATTGTCGAGGCTGCAGAAAACAGCCAAGAACGTATGGATTATTTTCGGAAGACCGCTCGAGAGGGATTGGTGAAAAAATATAATTGGGATCATGTCACAGATCAATACCTGGAAGTATTTGAAGAATTGGCTGGTTTTAAAATCGAAAAAGTTTCCACTGAAAAAAGAAAACTGGAAGGGGTGGATAATTAA
- a CDS encoding glycosyltransferase family 4 protein, translating into MGKRRNVLFLQSSSELYGSGKILLQVLRIYRDQGLNPVVVMTGEGPLGELMESEGFIVKVQNLGILRRKYVNAKGLVNRFSKNYKAYQFLDQLHQEFQFELVYSNTLAVIVGAYWAKKNKLAHIWHIHEIVLGPGPLVKLLAKMLDSSTPYPIVVSEAVKNHWDTKLKMAKPEVIHNGIPYEEYMASYSDPKADLGLPEDKLVITMVGRINPGKGQLFFLEIAKRILQTYPQCHFVLVGDPFPGYESIQEEIKSVIRDNGLQESVSDLGFRKDIPEVLAATDIFMLPSILPDSFPTVILEAMASAKPVIATQSGGAEEMVEPGKSGFLIPIGDVEKGVEALKTLILDKEKIKSFGEAGRSKVLIEYNLNTFKEKMQKHLWRHLNEN; encoded by the coding sequence ATGGGTAAGAGGAGAAACGTACTTTTTCTTCAAAGTAGTTCAGAGCTGTATGGTTCTGGCAAAATCTTGCTCCAGGTATTGAGGATTTACAGAGATCAAGGATTGAATCCGGTAGTGGTCATGACTGGAGAAGGTCCTCTTGGTGAATTAATGGAGTCTGAAGGCTTTATCGTAAAAGTTCAAAATCTTGGGATTTTACGAAGGAAGTATGTGAATGCGAAAGGCTTGGTCAACCGATTTTCAAAAAATTACAAAGCTTACCAGTTTTTGGATCAACTACATCAGGAGTTTCAATTTGAATTAGTGTATTCCAATACCCTTGCAGTAATCGTTGGAGCATATTGGGCCAAGAAAAATAAACTTGCTCACATTTGGCATATTCATGAAATAGTCTTGGGTCCTGGTCCACTGGTGAAGTTGCTGGCAAAGATGTTGGATTCCAGTACCCCATATCCGATTGTGGTTTCGGAGGCGGTGAAAAATCATTGGGATACCAAGCTGAAAATGGCCAAACCAGAGGTGATTCACAATGGAATTCCATATGAGGAGTACATGGCTTCCTATTCAGATCCCAAAGCAGATTTAGGCTTGCCAGAGGATAAATTGGTGATCACCATGGTGGGGAGGATTAACCCTGGAAAGGGTCAACTTTTCTTTTTAGAAATTGCAAAGCGTATATTGCAGACTTATCCACAATGTCATTTTGTTTTAGTGGGTGATCCTTTTCCTGGATATGAATCAATCCAAGAAGAAATAAAATCCGTAATTAGGGACAATGGATTGCAAGAATCCGTTAGTGATTTAGGGTTTCGGAAGGATATTCCGGAAGTTTTAGCAGCAACGGATATTTTTATGTTGCCATCTATATTACCTGATTCTTTTCCCACAGTAATCTTGGAGGCAATGGCTTCTGCCAAGCCAGTAATCGCTACGCAATCTGGAGGAGCAGAGGAAATGGTTGAACCTGGTAAAAGCGGATTTTTGATTCCGATTGGGGATGTGGAAAAGGGAGTGGAAGCTTTAAAAACGCTGATATTGGATAAAGAAAAAATTAAAAGCTTTGGTGAAGCTGGAAGAAGTAAAGTGTTGATTGAATATAATTTGAATACATTTAAGGAAAAAATGCAAAAACACCTATGGAGGCATCTCAACGAAAACTAA
- a CDS encoding class I SAM-dependent methyltransferase, whose translation MRQIACPVCNQEPNSSPEEFSIINCPNCRVKWTFISDELDSDALYEDEVYAVVDNRQSVFEKLIFREARIVLNKAKHLLKPAQNKLLDFGCGKGQFLAEAKKLGWNGIGIETARDRAVFAVDKYQVEVIQEFYSHGKVTGQPFDLITLNHVLEHLPAPISMVKELIESNLAETGLLYIEVPRTDSWQANIAGTKWLHWDIPKHLNHWTESVLVKQFEDVGYKKVGGKSFSIHLGVLGMLQALFSLFGYKDHLILALKKKKTVGLIVGVALLTPVAFLLESLASAFGKSGIVGVYFKKNG comes from the coding sequence ATGAGGCAAATTGCATGTCCAGTCTGCAACCAAGAACCTAATTCATCACCAGAGGAATTTTCAATTATTAATTGCCCTAATTGTCGGGTAAAGTGGACTTTTATTTCTGACGAATTAGATTCAGATGCACTCTATGAAGATGAAGTATATGCAGTGGTGGATAATAGACAATCTGTATTTGAAAAGCTGATTTTTCGTGAAGCTCGAATAGTCTTAAACAAAGCAAAACATTTACTTAAGCCAGCTCAAAATAAGTTGTTGGACTTTGGATGTGGAAAAGGGCAATTTTTAGCAGAGGCCAAAAAGTTAGGTTGGAATGGTATTGGTATTGAAACTGCCAGAGATAGAGCGGTTTTTGCTGTGGATAAGTATCAAGTGGAAGTGATACAAGAGTTTTATTCTCATGGAAAAGTTACTGGTCAACCATTTGATTTGATTACGCTTAACCATGTCCTAGAGCATCTCCCAGCCCCTATTTCAATGGTTAAGGAGTTGATTGAATCGAATTTGGCTGAAACGGGTCTATTGTATATTGAAGTTCCAAGGACTGATTCTTGGCAGGCAAACATTGCAGGAACCAAGTGGTTACATTGGGATATTCCCAAACATTTAAACCACTGGACGGAATCGGTATTGGTGAAACAGTTTGAGGATGTTGGATACAAGAAAGTAGGAGGAAAATCCTTTTCCATTCATTTGGGAGTATTAGGAATGCTTCAAGCTTTATTCAGCTTATTTGGATATAAAGACCATTTGATTTTGGCATTAAAAAAGAAGAAGACAGTTGGATTAATAGTGGGTGTTGCCTTGTTGACACCTGTCGCTTTTTTGTTGGAGTCTCTTGCTTCCGCTTTTGGGAAATCTGGTATAGTGGGAGTTTATTTTAAGAAGAATGGGTAA
- a CDS encoding glycosyltransferase family 4 protein yields MKVLLDLQYLNVATTGIKTYMMELAQAALDFPHPEIEWIFSHDPKSQAADQTFKNPESKFQRLNYHLDYFRWKEFQLPDLVKKVQPDILICPDFVSPAASLPCKRLTVIHDAFFWQMPQNYPLWWRKYFLSLIRKGLKEDTKIITTTEYSKQALIKYLGNSLPIDVIYQSPKSISKEVDQLLIKKYSLDRTPYFLHVGTFDKRKNLPLLVEAFEAFLKSQEEAFKLVLAGGPGQSVQMNDYPLIERLILEKGLEDRVILPGYISDAQIRSLYQHAFAYVFPSENEGFGIPILEAMREGIPVIHSDQEALMEVSGSAGIAFKTGDLSDLAEKMILLGREKAFREELVKKGLQRSKEFSPQHFIEAFQHLILNAAPRI; encoded by the coding sequence TTGAAAGTACTTTTAGACTTACAATATCTTAATGTAGCTACTACAGGCATCAAGACCTACATGATGGAATTGGCCCAAGCTGCATTGGACTTTCCGCATCCTGAAATAGAATGGATATTTTCCCATGATCCAAAATCCCAGGCTGCTGATCAGACTTTTAAAAATCCTGAATCCAAATTTCAGCGTCTGAATTATCATTTGGATTACTTTCGGTGGAAAGAGTTTCAACTTCCTGATTTAGTCAAGAAGGTTCAACCGGATATCTTAATCTGTCCTGATTTTGTTTCACCTGCTGCCAGTTTACCTTGCAAACGACTTACTGTCATTCATGATGCTTTTTTTTGGCAGATGCCCCAAAATTACCCGCTTTGGTGGAGGAAGTATTTTCTAAGCTTAATCCGAAAGGGACTAAAAGAGGATACAAAAATTATCACGACCACGGAATACTCTAAACAGGCTTTGATCAAGTATTTGGGTAATAGTCTTCCGATCGATGTGATTTACCAAAGTCCCAAAAGTATAAGTAAGGAAGTGGATCAGCTTCTGATTAAAAAATACTCATTGGACCGAACTCCTTATTTTCTGCATGTAGGGACTTTTGATAAGCGAAAGAATTTACCGCTTTTGGTAGAAGCATTTGAGGCATTTTTGAAAAGTCAGGAAGAAGCATTCAAATTGGTGCTTGCTGGAGGACCTGGGCAAAGTGTCCAAATGAATGATTATCCTTTGATAGAAAGACTTATTCTTGAAAAAGGGTTGGAAGATCGTGTGATTTTGCCGGGATATATCTCAGATGCCCAGATCAGGAGTTTATATCAACATGCTTTTGCCTATGTTTTTCCTTCTGAAAATGAGGGTTTTGGAATACCGATTCTAGAGGCGATGCGAGAGGGCATTCCGGTCATACATTCAGATCAGGAGGCCTTAATGGAAGTAAGTGGATCAGCGGGAATTGCATTCAAGACCGGTGATTTATCAGATTTGGCAGAAAAAATGATACTTTTGGGCCGGGAAAAGGCATTTCGGGAAGAATTGGTCAAAAAAGGTCTTCAACGAAGCAAAGAGTTTTCCCCTCAACATTTTATAGAAGCTTTTCAGCATTTGATTTTGAATGCTGCCCCTAGAATATGA